In Vanessa tameamea isolate UH-Manoa-2023 chromosome 19, ilVanTame1 primary haplotype, whole genome shotgun sequence, one genomic interval encodes:
- the LOC113399288 gene encoding bilin-binding protein-like, giving the protein MYRIALLSLVVSVFARIISDSCPKVTNVEDFNFDAYGDGVWFEVARYPDAVVKDGKCGILTYKQDGDVKKIKYTFVSNKKLMTIEGNAKLANDAGTTGKLIHSLPYGDIKGTVIDSELNILAIDYDNFFICYYCQFDEAQKNYRESAWVLSRSKTLSEEAKAVVDKYVKDSKFLNDSKFVWLPANDEDCWVEA; this is encoded by the exons ATGTATCGTATTGCTCTTCTTTCCCTCGTGGTTTCAGTCTTCGCGCGCATCATCAGCGATTCGTGCCCGAAGGTCACTAATGTTGAAGACTTCAATTTTGACGCT tacGGTGATGGTGTTTGGTTCGAAGTCGCGAGATATCCAGATGCTGTTGTGAAGGATGGCAAGTGTGGTATCCTTACATACAAACAGGATggtgatgtaaaaaaaattaaatacactttCGTTAGCAACAAAAAACTTATGACTATCGAAGGTAATGCCAAGCTTGCAAACGACGCTGGAACCACCGGAAAACTGATCCATAGCCTGCCTTACGGagata TTAAGGGCACTGTTATTGACAGTGAACTGAACATTCTGGCAATTGACTACGACAACTTCTTCATCTGCTATTATTGTCAATTCGATGAGGCTCAGAAAAACTACCGAG AATCCGCTTGGGTTCTCTCGAGATCTAAGACCTTATCTGAAGAAGCCAAGGCTGTCGTCGACAAATATGTGAAGGACTCCAAGTTTCTGAATGATAGCAAATTTGTGTGGCTTCCAGCCAACGATGAGGACTGCTGGGTCGAAGcttaa